One stretch of Streptomyces sp. 135 DNA includes these proteins:
- a CDS encoding LCP family protein produces MGTKTTRGQRIRRTLLAVVVGLVLVVTGSGLWAYHHLNGNLHGVDIDGALGTDRPKDMVTGDQNFVMLGSDSRSGKNGDLAGGDTSGTARADTAIVVHVPADHHQRATAVSIPRDTLVTRPSCGTLPAATRVMFNSIYQRGGPACVVKTVESMSGIRMDHYLEVDFAGFKRLVDVLGGVTVTTDRRIDDSGSGLHLAAGTHNLKGDTALAFVRTRHGIGDGSDLGRIELQQKFILAALHKIQTEGTLTNPAKLYKVADAATKALTTDDHLASLLSLTSFARGLDALNPSTMDLRTLPVKLDVRDPNRVVALDSQANILWKALRTDTAVPRSVKNGL; encoded by the coding sequence ATGGGCACGAAGACAACAAGAGGGCAGCGAATTCGGCGCACCCTGCTGGCCGTCGTGGTGGGCCTCGTTCTCGTCGTCACGGGTTCCGGCCTCTGGGCCTACCACCATCTGAACGGAAATCTGCACGGCGTCGACATCGACGGGGCACTCGGCACCGACCGCCCGAAGGACATGGTCACGGGCGACCAGAACTTCGTCATGCTCGGGTCGGACTCGCGCAGCGGCAAGAACGGCGACCTGGCGGGCGGAGACACCAGCGGAACGGCCCGGGCGGACACCGCGATCGTGGTCCACGTGCCCGCCGACCACCACCAACGGGCCACGGCGGTCAGCATCCCGCGCGACACCCTGGTCACACGCCCGTCGTGCGGCACCCTGCCGGCGGCGACCCGCGTCATGTTCAACTCCATCTACCAGCGCGGCGGCCCGGCCTGCGTCGTCAAGACGGTGGAGTCGATGTCGGGCATCCGCATGGACCACTACCTCGAAGTCGACTTCGCCGGTTTCAAGAGGCTCGTGGACGTGCTCGGCGGCGTCACCGTGACCACGGACCGGCGGATCGACGACTCGGGCAGCGGGCTGCACCTCGCGGCCGGCACCCACAACCTAAAGGGCGACACGGCACTCGCGTTTGTCAGGACCCGGCACGGGATCGGCGATGGAAGCGACCTGGGCCGCATCGAGCTCCAGCAGAAGTTCATCCTCGCGGCGCTGCACAAGATCCAGACCGAGGGCACCCTGACGAACCCCGCCAAGCTGTACAAGGTGGCCGACGCCGCCACCAAGGCGCTCACCACCGACGACCACCTGGCGTCGCTGCTCTCCCTGACCTCCTTCGCCCGGGGACTGGACGCGCTGAACCCCTCCACGATGGACCTGCGCACCCTCCCCGTGAAGCTGGACGTGCGGGACCCCAACCGCGTGGTCGCTCTCGACTCCCAGGCGAACATCCTGTGGAAGGCGCTGCGTACGGACACCGCCGTGCCGCGCTCGGTCAAGAACGGACTCTGA
- a CDS encoding FG-GAP-like repeat-containing protein, with protein sequence MSRSTMQWVRAGKARKAIGISTAVLVGTTALAIGAQPALAAGSGAAGNKGSGQVRTTTFSNSGNEATGGPYTNGVFDDLGTPPKNLTKCGESTDATVFGNIGSAGLWSDQGCKFTVGKPTTLWISAKAHVTAAVPGVEPLDTALGYWDFNKLVDNGDLKILATAKNLKETIPVPGALGNVTWSGFEKGWFAGEHQYVGKWHSPAALVYGGYNLDEQVSRFGRFTVVPTAKMLEDYGVGTGAPISIGANAGLSPNGHWETIHLAVEPEEQDPTKVVDDSASATYGDGATSIDVLKNDENVTSLDKVSTPSHGTATISNGKVLYTQTEDIDGTDSFTYTVTGKDGKTYTGNVTVTLHKKASSDTDLSADDVSQLVMADFTHDGHADILGKDDTTGKVYLFKGNGDATFQKGVRTFDKWSYDQTVAGDFDGDGNTDLVAESAGKLMLWRGHGNGTFAAPDQMTGGWSSLEQTTAGDFDNDGVTDLVAMETAGSERGTLRLWRGTSSTGNPFAKPKKLTGGWQNYAETTGGDIDGDGKADLIARNGSGELKLWHSNGDQTGNPFEKPRHLTGWNNFSQTTSGDYDGDGKDDLLAIDGNYHEVKVWRSTGRLNSGAFAAPTVVQLKVDNSSK encoded by the coding sequence ATGAGTCGAAGCACAATGCAGTGGGTGCGAGCGGGCAAGGCCCGTAAGGCGATCGGAATATCCACGGCGGTTCTGGTTGGGACGACCGCCCTGGCGATCGGCGCGCAGCCCGCACTCGCCGCGGGCTCCGGTGCCGCGGGGAACAAGGGGTCCGGCCAGGTGCGCACGACGACCTTCTCGAACTCGGGCAATGAGGCGACCGGTGGCCCCTACACCAACGGCGTCTTCGACGACCTGGGTACCCCCCCCAAGAACCTGACCAAGTGTGGCGAATCCACTGACGCCACCGTCTTCGGCAACATCGGCAGTGCCGGTCTGTGGTCGGACCAGGGGTGCAAGTTCACGGTCGGCAAGCCCACCACGCTGTGGATCAGCGCAAAAGCCCACGTCACCGCGGCCGTTCCCGGTGTTGAGCCGCTGGACACGGCTCTCGGCTACTGGGACTTCAACAAGCTGGTCGACAACGGCGACCTGAAGATCCTGGCCACGGCGAAGAACCTGAAGGAGACCATCCCGGTCCCCGGCGCGCTGGGAAACGTGACGTGGTCGGGCTTCGAGAAGGGCTGGTTCGCGGGCGAGCACCAGTACGTCGGCAAGTGGCACAGCCCCGCTGCCCTGGTGTACGGCGGCTACAATCTGGACGAGCAGGTCTCGAGGTTTGGTCGTTTCACGGTCGTGCCCACCGCGAAGATGCTCGAGGACTATGGCGTCGGCACCGGCGCACCGATCAGTATCGGCGCCAACGCCGGCCTGAGCCCGAACGGCCACTGGGAGACCATCCACCTCGCGGTGGAGCCGGAGGAGCAGGACCCCACGAAGGTCGTCGACGACTCGGCCAGCGCCACCTACGGCGACGGCGCCACGTCGATCGACGTCCTGAAGAACGACGAGAACGTCACCTCGCTCGACAAGGTGTCGACGCCGTCCCACGGCACCGCCACGATCAGCAACGGCAAGGTCCTGTACACGCAGACCGAAGACATCGACGGCACCGACTCCTTCACCTACACGGTGACGGGCAAGGACGGCAAGACCTACACCGGGAACGTCACCGTCACCCTGCACAAGAAGGCCTCGTCGGACACCGACCTCTCGGCCGATGACGTCTCCCAGCTCGTCATGGCGGACTTCACCCACGACGGCCACGCCGACATCCTCGGCAAGGACGACACCACCGGCAAGGTCTACCTGTTCAAGGGCAACGGCGACGCCACCTTCCAGAAGGGCGTCCGCACCTTCGACAAGTGGTCCTACGACCAGACCGTCGCGGGTGACTTCGACGGGGACGGCAACACCGACCTCGTCGCCGAGTCCGCCGGCAAGCTGATGCTGTGGCGCGGTCACGGCAACGGCACCTTCGCCGCGCCGGACCAGATGACCGGCGGCTGGAGCAGCCTCGAGCAGACCACCGCGGGCGACTTCGACAACGACGGAGTCACCGACCTCGTGGCCATGGAGACGGCCGGATCCGAGCGGGGCACGCTCAGGCTGTGGCGCGGCACCTCCTCCACCGGCAACCCGTTCGCCAAGCCGAAGAAGCTGACCGGCGGCTGGCAGAACTACGCCGAGACCACCGGTGGCGACATCGACGGTGACGGCAAGGCCGACCTCATCGCCCGCAACGGCAGCGGCGAGCTGAAGCTGTGGCACTCCAACGGCGACCAGACCGGCAACCCCTTCGAGAAGCCGCGCCATCTCACCGGGTGGAACAACTTCTCGCAGACCACTTCGGGTGACTACGACGGCGATGGCAAGGACGACCTCCTCGCGATCGACGGCAACTACCACGAGGTGAAGGTCTGGCGCTCCACCGGACGGCTCAACAGCGGCGCGTTCGCCGCTCCGACCGTCGTCCAGCTCAAGGTGGACAACAGCTCGAAGTAA